The genomic interval tttaggaaaatgcCCCACAAGAAACTGACTAGCTCTGGGCTGAGAGACATATCTGAGAGGGCTAACACTCCCCTGGTAAACATGCAGGTCACACAGACTTCCCTCTGCCATtcactctgtgaaggctgccctttccctctttcccaaGTCCTACCCTACCCTCTGTGTTGGGGCCTCGGTGGGGAGGGCCACACATGTGAGCGGTGGGTTGGAGCTTCTGAGAATGCGTAGACAGCCAGTGAGTGTCCCTGGGGCCTGTATGGGGCTTCTGGTCCCTCCATGCAGCCGGGCCTTGGGCCTCAGCTCTCACCCTGCATGGCTGTGGCCCACCTTGACAGCCCTGCCATCACCCCTTCCCTTGATAGTGGCCCTCGGCAGAGGCTTCTCTGATCTGCTCCCACCAGATCCTGATCCTCCTCATGTATAATGAGCATCCTTATTTCTCGCTCACAAATGTGGGCATTATAcatgataaaatgtatttttcagcaATGAAAGTATCaactgaataaagaaacaaaacactgtAGAGCAGCAAACAAAAGAGGCGGCATTTAAATTGGAGCTTTGGGAATTGCTATTTGGGAGTCACAGATCCAGCCAGCAGCTAAATGGTGTTCTGTCCAGGTGAGGTTGGGCGGGGGCTTACAAAAGTGTCCTGTAAGTTTACATACTGGAAAGGCATTAGCATAACCTATGATTGATGATGGCTGGGTAACAGCTAGGAGGTCTTTGGTTGATGATTAATCTATTTTGGCACAGCCATCTCTTTAGGAAGTCAGTGATCAGGTTCAATATAAACAATGCAGGTAGCTTCATGATTTGGCCCAGTTCAACAAATCAAATCCCATCTGGGTGTGGACACCACTAGGGTCTAAGTCCGTGTGCCTTCCTGGCTTCTTTGTAGATGTTTCTGACACAACTATCTCCAttgtagattttcttttcatGGAAAGCTCTGATATAACTTTAAAAGTCCAGACACAAAAGTGTACATATTACCTAATTCCATTCATCTGATGTTACAGACCCAGCAAAACTATGGTATTGCCTTGGGAAATAGCAGATTGACAGGAAATAACACGAGGAATTTCTGGGGTGACATAAAGTTGTacagttaaaaatatttgtgtatttcaaTTTATCTCCCATATAATGATACAAGACTTTCATTGAAAAGACTATTGTCTCCCCTCTATGCAAGTGACCACTTTTCTTTCCCCTTGTCCCTTTCAGCAAAAATAACTGTATTATTTGCAAAAGCAAGACTATTCATTGTAGAAGTTATAAAAacatagttaaaatatttaaaattccacaATCCCACCTCCCAAGCATAATTAACACATCAGTGTATTTACATTTCAACCTTTTTCCTAtacatctattaatttttttaaaaccagaagGAGACCATACTGTCAACTCTGGAGTTTGGACTACTAATAAATCTTGACTATCTATCTCTGATGTCAATGAATAtgcatctaaaatatttttaactaaatagtattcctttttatattgtactctttctcaggctggtcctgaactcctgagctccagcaatccacctgcttcagcctcccagagtgctaggattgcaagtgtgagccaccatgcctggccaaacaGCTACAATATAATCAGATAATACAATAATGTTTTGGTGTACATCCTTCTAATCTTTTTGCCTAGATTTTTCTATAATGTAAACACCTGACTTGAAGcagcaaaatgaaaatactaattacaacaatttcactgattttttttaaaaagtgtgttaaAATACACTTAAAACAAATATTATGTACAAATATTCTATATTCACATCAGTGATTATTTCAGGGATGACAGGAGGGGGCCAGGCTGCTAAGTGGGGCAAGAGAATTAACATTCAGTCTTGCCAGGAAAAACAATGTCAGAAGCCTTGCCCAGCCACTCTTTtgcttcttctttatttatttatttattttgcagtttttggccagggctgggtttttgaacccatcacctccggcatatggggccagcgccctactccgttgagccacagacactgccctcttTTGCTTCTTCTATAATGACAATGATTTCTTTGCTTATTAGTTTCAAAAGTATTGTTTCACATGATTGAGAAATGTTGGAATCATCCCCAGAAATTCAGGGAGCCaaactgttctttattttttatttccctccaGGAATACATTGCTGTTTATCAAGTTGCAGTGACTTTTAAGCACTGCTTCAATAAATACACATTGAACGcatatatttttacaatattcAAGACCACATGGGAGTTATAGCAACAGATACTCTATAAGcagattaattttatttatttttgtttttttcatttttaaagcacaCAAGATTCACCTGGGATTTGCTCATTTAGTATAGTTCATTCTCTTTGTGACAGCACTGGGAGCATTAGACAGACATCAGGACGGTGACTGGGCCCTATAGGGCATACCCACTTTGCATAATGGGCAGATGCTGTTAATATTGCTGGCATGTTGCAAAGCTTAAAACATCTTTTCACATGATTTCTCTCTGTCCTAGGCCTTTATCAAATGATGGTAGGGTTGGCATTTCTGCAGCCGGCATCCTACATACACACTGGGTATAGCACTAGAAACCAGGAGGAGATGTAAGAGACGCAGATTACTCAAGTAGTGAGAAAAGCTATGTCAACACTTTGCTTTCCTGTTGGCGCCAATGGATGTGTCTTTAACATGCTACTCCTTAATTAAGGCTCCTCTGGAAGCTGCCCTGGGTCACATGCACTTCGCTCCCCTCTACTGTGTACCAGTATGATGAGAAATAGTATACTTTCTGCTCCCTAGGTAGGCAGCACGCATAGTTTCATCACACTGTCACATGGAGCTCTTTCCAtgaacagtgttttttttttttttaatataaactgCCTACTctgaaaaggggaagaaaagtttAATTAGTTAAACATCCGATTATAAAAGATGTTGCAGTAAAATAtttctaagattaaaaaaaaaaaagacacagccaCAATTCCTTATCTGCAATTTTCATAACCAAATGCTAGAAAAGCAGAAAGTTTCTTCACAAGTTTGGTGACAAAATCTGACCCAATCTGATCTGAGGCTCTTTATCACACTTAGTGGAGCTCTTCAAAATGCACCATATAACAGGTGTATATTTGATAATGGATGCTACCTTGGACTTTTTTAGTAGTTTTGagtgaaatattttattcattccgTGCCAtggtagcaacctcaaactcctgggttcaagcaagcatcctcttgcctcagtctctccagtagctaggattacgggcacccaccacaacccctggctatttttagggtctcactcttgctcaggctgatctcaaactcctgatctcaagcaatccacctgccttggcctcccagaagtgCTAGAATtaacaggcataagccactgtgtccagcctgaaatattttataacctctatttcttttctaaaatcatgaagaaatttGATTCCAAAATATAACTAGCCCTAAGATTTCAAACAAAAAATTGCAAGGCAGGATTTTTCCAAACTCTTAATGATGTGGTGATTCTACTAAATCCAAAGATGCTCCCAGTAAATACTTTTGTCCCACAGTATGTGAAGAGGATACAAttccaggcaaaaaaaaaaaaaaaagaaaagcatgttaGAACAACGTGCAGGCTGCATGAACAACTGACATAGTGGCCTGGGAAGTGATGTGGCTGCAACGCCTGTGTAATTTACCAGGAGCTAGTCTCTGTAAGGATAGTGTGCAGTGCTGCAGCTAACAGCTGTccccttaaaaatgaaaagtccCAGTCTGTCAATGCTGCTGTTAGATGCAGTGTTTTAAGGATATTCGTattcagtagttctcaacctggctaaacattaaaatttcccagagctttctaaaaatagccatgcaagGGCCTCATCTTCACACATTCTAATGTGCTGCCACAGCTTTAACAAGTCTCAAAGTCTAGGCCATACCCTAGATCGTGTAAATCAGGATTTTGAGGCCTGAACCCTAGACCCAAGTACAGCAGAACCTCCGTagctgactacctccctacactgaccacctatTTCTgaatcagtacagtgggcctagttccttatgttgaccacctctatatgttgatcagtttgttatagtcccttgggggagggtcaacttacagagttctactgtatttttttaaaaaaaaaacatgcctaGGTGCTTCCAATGTCTACCCAAAGTTGAAAACCAATGGTGGCAGCTCACTGATTTGATTGGCATAAGGTTTAAGGATGtgactgttttgttttcctttctaaacTAAGTCAGTTCTAGATTGGCACTATGTAGTCACCAATAAATAATTCTAACCTTCATTCACTCTTGTGGTGGTTTATTCCAGGATTCCTCTCCCAATTTCTTAAGTAAGCAAAAGGGGCAGGGAGAAAAAGGTAGGGAAATCACATTTAAAACTTTTAGTAAAATAATCTATACCACGTCAAAACTCCCTTAGCGCACAGTACATCAGAATGAAGCACAAACTGAAGAGCAGGATTCACTTTAGTCGAGGCTACAATGAAAAGGAGAGCACAACGTAAATGTACATAACAGGGATTCACACCATTTCCCAGCAAATCATAggatagcaaattaaaaaaaaaataattttccagtgactttttttttttgtagagacagagtctcactttatggccctcggtagagtgctgtggcctcacacagctcacagcaacctccaactcctgggctcaggcgattttcttgcttcagcctcccgagtagctgggactacaggcacccgccacaacgcctggctattttttgttgcagtttggccggagccaggttcgaAACCGTCACACTTGGTACATGGGCTGGCGctttacccactgaaccacaggcgccgcccttccagTGACTTCTTAATGGTACAGGATGCCAATACTAGATCTGATTCTTACACACATTCCAAAGAAAGCTAGAAAATACATTAAGAATATTGAACTCAAGATAGTTTCTGTTCACAGAGCAATTGAAATATATAGTAAGGTGCACATTTTTTTTAGATACAAGataaatttcttttgcttttaaaaagttttttctttcatgctttATAATGGTCATGTAAAAAAAGacacttatttacttttttgcatCACTAAccctgagaaagaaagaacaaaagtagATTAAGCTACATAACTCAGTAGGGACCAATTTCCACATTTTTCACAACTACGATGCAAAGTGATGGGAGAAGTCCAGGACACTATGCTTATTTAGGCTTCCACAAGTATCAGCTTAAACCATTTAAGGCAGATATGACATTGGATAACTGGTATAGTAGCATTTCTCTGCCTCAACTGAGAACCTTTAAACATCATCACGTTTGGTCTCTAGGTTGGTTTAAACAAGCAAAATGATGTAAAATTTGACATTCACCATGTAGGAAATTTTCAGATCAACATATAGCAGTTATGTAAGGGACAAGACAGCTTCATTGCTCAAGAACCTACATTCAGCAGAATAAAAATATGCCTAAGTTCTGTGAACTCTTTCGTGAGAAAGATCCTGGCAGTTACAAGAGAATTTAGAGGAAAATGCAATTCCATCAAAATGGAGTATGGGAGGAGCAGGCAAGGCTGCTTTGCCACTGTAATTATCATTCTTAGGATGACAGTTGGAATTGTGAATTTAGCTGGACTCACCAGTATTAACCtgtggaaatgaaataaaaatttactgcCTGGGCCAAAAACCCCAAGCAGCTGTTGGGAGCAAGAGGGCAATAAggatagaagaaaacagattcaCTGCGTTGTTGTCGAGAATGGGTTTCCCTGCTATGTGCTTTGCCTCGTGCGTTGGGCTGTTGACCACCATGCCAGTGCTTTCATCCCAACCTAAATGGGAAAGAAGAAAGTGAGGTGGAAAACCCAAatgatttaagtaaaaaaaaaaaaaaaaaaaaaaatacttttttcctcCAAAGGGAAGATAGTCTTCAAAAGATTCTCAGTGACTTGTAAAATGACATTAATTGATAATTTATATGATGAAAGATAGGGAATCTTGTTTACAAAGGGCCTCTTTGAATAAATGAGTGTCACACACCTCAGTGATGTTCTGTCCTCTGGAATTGCTTGAGACATGGAAAGGAGaacaggaaaagcagaaagggcACGAAACTGCAGGTGGGGGCCGGCCTTCCCAAAGGCTCCCCTCTAAGACCAACCTGTGCGCCCCTGTGAGAAGAGCCAAGTCTGTGGACTCAGCTCTAAATACACAGGGCCCAGCATGGAGCTGGCACAAAGGAGGCATACACAGATATACAGAATCAGTCAGTCTGCCCTACTGTGCACATTTCCTTTTCAACCCACTTCATGTGATCAGAACATCTGCAGTTAAAATAATACCTAGGCTCTCTGAAAAATGTGTACCGTTTGTgggtgtgtatgcgtgtgtggtgtgtgcagagCTACTGACCCCTTAGTGGGAACTGAAATCAGATTGCTTCTTCCTTAGCATGTAAATGAGAATAACAAAACTGAGGAAACAAATATTCTGAATGCACCCAGGGAACCCTTCTCTAGCCTCCCAGTCTCCTCATGATGTCAGTCAAAGAAGAAAACGTGGTTGGTGAGAGTGTGCAGCGAATATACTCCTATCAGGACATGTCAGTTCACTGAGAGCACAGGAGGGCCTCGGAAGCAAAGCACAGAAAATTCTGAGGAAAACGGACTTTCCCATATATCTTGAGTGGGGCTAAAAACTCAGTAGCAAGGACAGCAAGCACAATGTCACAGTAGGAAAGTAAGTCCTAAGAGTCGGTCAGGTTAGTACAATAATGACCCTTCAGGTGGACTTGGAAACAAATGGAAGGAGGTGCAGTAAGACGATGCTTTTCTGGGAAGGGCTGATGGTTGAAGGTTATCTGTTCCCTGCATATCATATCCTCCTCACACAGCTACTAACTACTGCTTCACAGGACTAATTCTTTTCCAATTAAtttaacacaaaagaaaactaaaattgtGGAAGAGACTTTGCTCTCTCATTTCTGGTCCCTCAATACCCTCTATCTTTGGATTTGTTTCATTgccacatttgtttttatttttcttttcctatttctttcccatttcttACATATACTAATAAGATCCAATAATAGGGGAATGCTCTTACCAGTAAACTGCATTGTAGCCCCTAAATAGGAATCCACAATTGATCCGAGTAATCCAGCTAGACCCCCAAATGCAATAATTGGCCACTGGGGAGCAGAAATGTCTAAATCGTTCACACAAACCAACTGTGTGAGGAAGTACGCAATGCCCACGAAGGTACCCCCAAGGAGACTGGAGATGAGGCCCACCACTGTAACCCCTCCGTTGGTCCCTGAAGAAGAAACATGCACAAAACATTTGGTTAACAATGAGCAAACACATAGAGTCAAGGAGAGCAAAAAATTTTGATCTCTACCTAATCAAGACCAATTCAAAGACAGCATTCACTTTAATGCAATCTCAAGACCACAGGCTATGAAGCAAAGTCTTCTCTCTGCCGTGAGCTCCTGCCATTCTAGGCAGTAAGGCTGCATGGTTCCATGGAGCCAGATGGTATAGTTCTGCCACTCTCAACCTGTGTAACCGTAGCTAATTTATCTTAACTACTCTATCCCatagtttccttatttataagaTGGAAAAGAACTAAttcatattattatattatacagTTATCTACACAAAGCATTTAAAACAGTGCTATGTAGCAGGTATTCTAACATTAGCTattaaaatgatgatgatgaggagaagagaaaggaaagaggaggaagaggtggtggggagaaagagaagagggagagagcagAGGCGGGATGGACGAAGGGCTTCTTACCGAAACACTTAAGACCAGAAGGGGTTCTTATCTTGGATTTtctcagattttggaatatttgcataataAATACTTACCAGTTAAGTATCCCAAATCTGAACGTTTGAAATCTAAAATATACTAATATCCTTTAAGAGCATAATGTTAGTGCTcaaaaaaaattccagattttgaagcatttcataGTCGGATATGCAATTTGTAGTAGTAGTTGATAAGGAACAGAGATGATGTTAAAGCACAAATTATATAACAGGATCTCAAGAAATACTCCATCActccccttcctttcttcatgtAGGTCAATCTTTATGTTTCTATGTTGTTTATCTAGGTCTTGCTAACATTTCctgcaaatattatttattagcaCCAATTTAATAGCCTTAGCAGGTTtgtaatttgcctttttttttaagagacagagtcttgctctgtcatctaggctagagtgccatggcctcagcctagctcacggcaacctcaaattcctggactcaagctattctcctatttcagcctcctgaggagctgggactacaggtgcccaccacaatgcctagctaatttttctatttttagtagagatgagggtctcactttctttaggttgattttgaactcctgatctcaagagatcctcctgccttggcctctcaaagtgttaggattacaggcataagctatcATTCCTGGCCCTAATTTGCCTTTATTTAAGGAGACTAAACATAATTCTTAAAAggctcaaaaataagaaatacattaaatcaggagcaacacctgtggctcagtgagtagggcaccagccccacataccgagggtggtgggttcaaacccagccctggccaaactgcaacaacaaaaaaagtagccaggagttatggcaggcacctatagtcccaactactcaggaggctgaggcaagagaatcacctaagcccaagagctggaggttgctgtgagctgcaacgtcacagcactctaccaagggcgacaaagtgagactctgtctctaaaaaaaagaaatacattaaatcAAGACTCACCAACTGGAACTTTCTCCCAAGTTGTTATCAGCCTTGGTGGGCTTTTACTCAGAACTGTGCCAACCTCTGAAGCCCACGTGTCTCCGGCAGAGCAGGCCAGTGCAGCCAGGAGAGACAGACACATCCAGGAAGCAGTGTACTGCTTGGAAAAATCTATCGGGATCTCCCCAGGGCCATTTTCTATCATGTACAGCAGGGCCAGCTCCGTGGGCACAGCTCCGTTACAGAACACCTGCACCCAGTTCCTTTGCCCTCCTGGAAACAAAATTCAAAGgacaagaaatattttcttcccagaaggaaaatcATGCagtatagaaatttatttatattttaaagtttaaaaaaagtaacTAACCTTTTACCAACAGACTAACAGTGCCATGCACCTTTGCCTACACtctatattgttattattaaaccTGGAATTATTAATGATAGACTCTAGTACTTTCAAAATTATGATATGCCCTATTGTGGAGAGATAAATGATAAACTGAATTAGGCTATTAACATAATTCTCATCTAAAATTTGTCTGCTTAACTCATTAAAAGCTTACACTGgatgaaataaagtttattattttgaataatatcaaacaaaattaattttaccttccTTATATTCTGAATCTAGACGCTTCTTTGCTTCTCCCTTCCATTTAGTGAGttttgaagaagaaaggaaaaacattagCAAAGAGGTAAAAAAGCTGAAGTTTGCAATGGTTAGGATAAATCCAACCACTAGCCCTGaaagaaacataaacaaacaCAGAATTATACTCAATCCATATATTAATGCTGCGAAAAAAGGATGAAattgtttttagttatttttgtatTACAAGCTGAAATGTACATTTCTAACACATTTGCATGTTACCAAGTTATTATCAAGTAGTGAACTGAATGTCAATTTGATTgtattgataattttttatttttttttttagctattcaAAACTTTACTTATAAAAATCACCTTCactacaaatttaaaagaagtctaaggaagcttctttttcttccactcaAAGAGTTTACAAACCCATACAGCGGtgcaaactcattttaaaaagaacaccgttaaaaaggcaaaagatagAAATGAACTAATGCCTTTAGATACCAAGACATAGTGCAATCCTCATGTAATCAGAATGCCAAGATGAGCAAGGTTGCTTGAACCACCAGAACGCACAGGTGTGTTCCTTCACTTAGACTGAGATACAAAATGTATGCAGTCCAAAAAGGGATAAACCATTTCCAAATGACACTTCTCTTGAATAGCGTCCCAAATTTTCTTGTTGAGACGATGTTGAGTTTCCACTGGCCCTTGGGATATTCCCCCAGATGGGCCACTGTTATTCTCTATTGGGTTTCACTGGAAGGCAGATAAGCGTATTCTGAGAACAGAGCGTGCTACTGAGGGGACACCTACAATATTTAAAATCACTGGTTTGTATGTGACCAAACGTGCAATGAGAATGCCCCCAAGATGCTCAGATTTCTTGATGCCACAATCAGTTTGAGGATAAAGGAACTCATAAAAATTACCCATCACTCTGTTTACAGGACAGCCAGTTCCTACAGACAGCTCATGAGCCTGGAGTATTATGCCACCCAAAATAGCTGTCCGTCTTATTCTGACATAGAGCCAAAATTCAGTACAGTTCACAACCACCTGATTATGAGCATGAATGAATCCAAAGAGCAGGAGGAGCCTTCCAAACCGGCCAGAGATTGTCATCGCTTCACATGTGCGAGGTAGCACAGGAAATaggaaatgtatatatatatatatatatatacactttttttttgagacagtcttaagctgtcgtcctgggtagagtgctgtggtgtcatagctcatagcagcctcaaactcttgggctgaagtgattcttttgcctcagcctcccaagtaactgggactacaggcacccatcataacgcccagctatttttttgttgttgttgcagttctcatttttgtttagcaggcccaggccgggttcaaacccaccagcctcagtgtatgtggctggtgccctacctactgagctatgggtaccatctatattgataattttttatttttaattttaattctttttttgagacagtctcattatgttgcccttggtggaatgctgtggtgttacagctcacagcaacctcaaactcatggacttacgtgattctcctgccttagcctcccgagtagctgggactataggtatttgccacaatgcctggctattttttgttgcagatgtcattcttggtcagctggcccaggctgggttcaaatctgccaacttcatggcagcgcctgtggctcagtcggtaaggcgccggccccatataccgagggtggcgggttcaaacccggccccggccaaactgcaaccaaaaaaaaaatagccgggcgttgtggtgggcgcctgtagtcccagctactcgggaggctgaggcaagagaatcgcttgggcccaggagttggaggttgctgtgagctgtgttaggccacggcactctaccgagggccgtagagtgagactctgtctctacaaaaaaaaaaaatctgccaacttcagtgtatgtggccagcaccgtaactactgtgctatggatgccgagctgacaattttttttttttgagacagagcctcaacctgtcaccctgggtggagtgctgtggcatcacagctcacagcaacctccaactcctgggctcaagcgattctcctgcctccacctcccaagtagctgggaccacaagcacccaccacaatgcccagctattttttgtttgcagccatcattgttgtttgacgggccgggctggattcaaacttgccagctcaggtgtatgtggctggcgccttagccgtttgagccacaggcgccgagccttgagCTGATAATTTTTTACAACTGTATTTTggagtggtgcctatggctcagaggagtagggtgccggccccatatcccggaggtggtggattcaaaaccgccctggccaaaaactgcaaaaaacaaaacaaaacaaaaaactatacttTGGTTTCCTTTGAAGCAATGCTATATGAATATGAGATGTTATCTTAGACAAACTTTTTATAATCAAGTTGCAGAACAGAATGAATAGTGATTTCCTTATTGAACAAtagatatttatacatatatatatatatatatatactgtttgcATAGAAAACTACTTTGAAGAACTTTCAAACTAACCATGGCTCTCTCTGGAGAAatgagattaaaataatttttcaagtttatattttttacatttctcgCCATAGCctagaatattttcttcctactttataaaagaaattcaagagaaaataagCTTTTCTGCTTTTCCAAGAACTTTCACGTGCTCTCTCATTATGCTCCATAGA from Nycticebus coucang isolate mNycCou1 chromosome 3, mNycCou1.pri, whole genome shotgun sequence carries:
- the TMEM19 gene encoding transmembrane protein 19, yielding MTNLDDNICKRYVKMITNIVILSLIICISLAFWIMSMTASTYYGNLRPISPWRWLFSVVVPVLIVSNGFKKKSLDHSGALGGLVVGFILTIANFSFFTSLLMFFLSSSKLTKWKGEAKKRLDSEYKEGGQRNWVQVFCNGAVPTELALLYMIENGPGEIPIDFSKQYTASWMCLSLLAALACSAGDTWASEVGTVLSKSPPRLITTWEKVPVGTNGGVTVVGLISSLLGGTFVGIAYFLTQLVCVNDLDISAPQWPIIAFGGLAGLLGSIVDSYLGATMQFTGWDESTGMVVNSPTHEAKHIAGKPILDNNAVNLFSSILIALLLPTAAWGFWPRQ